One genomic window of Panicum hallii strain FIL2 chromosome 6, PHallii_v3.1, whole genome shotgun sequence includes the following:
- the LOC112898381 gene encoding uncharacterized protein LOC112898381, producing the protein MDEEELMKKIRALEEGQAELKREVSKLHELRTEHCGGGTQSQQAADSPPLRPPARRAAGLSRRHHAMVMRSLGQAVHVLDLQGKILYWNQNAEHLYGYSSAEAAGQDITRLIVHPDDIPSLNSIIGNIFTGKCWRGNFPVKNKSGERFFVVTDATPLHDDDCSLMGLVCLSEDTRTLRELIDPSTSGAYYAKY; encoded by the exons ATGGACGAGGAGGAGCTCATGAAGAAGATACGGGCGCTGGAGGAGGGCCAGGCGGAGCTCAAGCGGGAGGTGTCCAAGCTCCACGAGCTGCGGACGGAGCactgcggcggcggcacgcAGAGCCAGCAGGCCGCCGACTCCCCGCCGCTCcgcccccccgcgcgccgcgccgccgggctGTCCCGCCGCCACCACGCGATGGTCATGCGGTCGCTGGGCCAGGCCGTGCACGTCCTTGACCTCCAGGGGAAGATCCTCTACTG GAACCAGAACGCCGAGCATCTGTACGGCTATTCTTCAGCAGAAGCTGCTGGTCAGGACATCACGAGATTGATCGTCCACCCTGATGACATCCCTTCCTTGAACAGCATCATCGGGAACATATTCACGGGGAAATGCTGGAGGGGCAACTtccctgtgaagaacaagtcaggGGAGCGGTTCTTTGTGGTCACCGACGCCACTCCTCTGCACGACGATGATTGCAGCTTGATGGGCCTTGTCTGTCTCTCAGAGGACACACGAACGTTGAGGGAGCTGATCGATCCTTCAACCTCAGGAGCTTACTACGCAAAGTATTAA